The sequence GCTGCGCTACCTGCTGAGCGAGGACGAGTACCGGGCGGCCAACCGGACCCACATCAACGCCCACTACGCCGATCCGGCGATCGCCACCAAGGCAACGCACACCAGCGCACACTGCAACAAGTCTGGCGGTCGGCCAGAGCGTCTCTTTACTCAACGAGCGAATCAATGATTTAGGCAGCACACGTCTGGCACCAAGGTGCACTCCGGGACAATCCGTCCCCTTTTGCGACATACGCTCGGCCGCTCGCTCTACGAACTGAGGGCATGGAGATAAGCGCGCGGAAGTGCCAGTACTGCGCCGAGCCGTTGCCTGCGGACGCCCGGGCGAACCGTCGCTACTGCGATGAGAACTGCCGACGCCAGGCACACGGCCTGCCCGCCAAGGCGGACGGTCGCCGGTGTGAGAGTTGCGCGGAGTGGCTTCCGGAAGGCAGCCGGAGGAACAAGCGGTTCTGCAACGAAGCGTGTAAGAAGGCCGCGGCCCGGCGGCGGGCCCGTCCTGCCTCGTCCACCAGGAAGGGGGTGGCCGACCGGGATCGACTGGCGATCGTGTCTGCGCAGCTTGTCCAGGCGGAGGCGGCGCTGGCTCAGATCCGTGGCCGGGTCCGGGAACGTGACCATGAGCTCGCCGAGCTGCGTCTCCAGTTAGCCGCAGAGCGGCGGTCATCGGCCAGAGCCATCGCCGCTCAGGCCAGCCGGACGGCCGGTGTCCGTGGCCAGTTGGCCAGCGCGACAGGGGAGCTGTTCGCACTGCGTCGCAATCGGTCGGCCACGGCCGAGGCCCGGGTGGCCGCGGCCGAGGTGACCGGGATGCGTGACCAGGTGGCCACTGTCCAGGACCGGTACGCCCAGCTGGCCGCGAAGTATCAGGAGTTGTCCGAGGCCGCAGAGCTGGCTGCGGCCGAGCGCCAGCAGTTCCAAGGGTTGGTCCGGCAGTGGGACACCCTGTGCAAGCGGCTTTACAAGGCCACCGGCGGCCAGCCGGCTGCAGCGGTGGACAGGGACATCATGGCCACCTGGACACGGTTCCGGCAGGCCGTGGCCACCCCGTCCGGCCACCGTGGCCGGGCCCCCGTGACCGGAAAAGCGGCCGGACAGGCCACCGGACCGGCCCCCGGGCGGTCGGGCACGGTGGGGGGTGTCCGTTGACCGTCTCGATCTCGAAGATGTCCATCGCCTACTACCTGGATTCCGTGGCCACCGGAGATGCCGGGCACCACGGGCCGAAAGACCTGACCGCCTATTACACCGAGGCCAAGGCCCCGGCCGGACGCTGGGTCGGATCCGGTCTGGCCGGAACCTCCCTCACTGCCGGACAGGAGGTCACCCGCGCCCACGCGGTCATGCTCTACGAGCAGGCCCGTGACCCGGGCACCGGGGACCTGCTGGGTCGTGCCCCGATGGCCAGCCATGTCACACCGCAGGACGCGAAGACCCCGGCCGGGCGCACGGCCAAGGCCACCCGGGAGGCGGTGGCCGGGTTCGACCTGACCTTCTCGGTGCCCAAGTCCGTGTCCGCGTTGTGGGCGGTGGCCGGCCCCGGGTTGCAGGGCCAGATCCAGCAGGCTCACGAGCAGGCGATGAACGAGACTCTGGCCTGGGTCGAGGCCCACGTCCTGCAGTCGAGGGCCGGTCACGGCGGGGTGGCCCACGTGCCGGTGACCGGGCTGGTGGCCAGTCAATTCGACCACTGGGACTCCCGCGCCGGGGACCCCCAGCTGCACACCCACACGGTCATCTCCAACCGGGTCCAGCGCACCCTGGACGGCCAGTGGGCCACCCTGGATTCCTATACGCTGCACCGGCACGTGGTGGCCATCTCCGAGACCTACAACTCCCTGCTGTTCGACCGGCTCCACCAGCAGATTGGCGCGCTGCCCGAGTCGAGGTCCGACGACGGCCAGCAACTGGCCGACGCGGTCGCGGCGGACAAGGCCGAGGACGTGTCCGCCCAGCCGGACACCATCGGGCATCGGGTCGAGCTGGCCGGGGTCCCGGACAGCCTGATCGCCGAGTTCTCCACCCGGTCCCGCGACATCGAGGCCCGCAAGGACCAGCTGGTGGCCGAGTGGGTGGCCACCCACGGCCGCCAACCGACGGCCGCGATCGTGTTGCAGCTGCGCCAGCAGGCCACCCTGGAAACCCGCACGCCGAAGGAAGACCAGTCGTTGTCGCTGGCCGAGAAAATGGTCGGTTGGCGGGAGCGGTCCCTGGCCACCGGCCACGACCCGGCCACCGTGGTGGCCAACGCCGTCGGCCACGCGGACACCACCATCAACCCCGAGCAGCTCACCGACGACGTCGTCGGGCAGTTGGCTGTCTGGACGCTGGCCGATGCGGCCACCCGGCGGGCCACGTTCACCCGGGCCAACGTGACCGCCTCGGCCGAACGCATCACCCGCGTGGTGCGCTACCGCACCGCGGCCGACCGGCACGCGGCCACTGACCGGCTCGTGGACACCGCCCTGGCCCTGGCCGTGCAGTTGACCCCTAGCCGCTCCATCGCCCCGGACACCGAGGACCCGGCGGTCGCCCACCACGGCCAATCGGTGTTCGACCATCAGCGCAAGGCCGGACTGTGGACCACCCGGCAGGTCATCGATGACGAGGCCTACCTGATCGGCCGGGCGACCACGGAGACCGGCCCGCACCTGGACGCGGACACCATCACCGACCAGGTCACGCAGGTGACCACGGCCAGCGGCCACCGTCTGAGCGAGGATCAGGCACGGGCCACGGCGGCTGTCCTGTCCTCCCCGACGGCGCTGCAGGCGATCATCGGTCCGGCCGGCACCGGCAAGACCACCACCATGGCCGCCCTCGCCCGACTCTGGTCCGCCACCCACGGGCCGTCCTCCGTGGTCGGGTTGGCGCCCTCGGCGGTGGCCGCCGGGGTCCTGGGGGACGAGCTCGGGGTGGCCACCGAGAACACCACCAAGTGGCTCTACGAATCCGTCGGGGACGGGGCCGCCCGCCGCGCCCAGCGCGTCCAGCAGCTCACCACCCAGCTGCGCCAACTCCAGGCCCAGCCCCGAACTGACCGCGCGGCGGCCAGAATCGAGCGATTGGGGGCGAAGCTGGCCGAACAGCACGCCGCCCAGGCCCGCTACATGTTGGCCGAGAACCAGCTGCTCATCGTGGACGAGGCCTCCATGGTCTCCACCGCCCAACTGGCCGAACTGGCGCACCAGGCCGAGGCCGCCGGGGCCAAGATGTTGCTGGTGGGGGACCCGGCCCAGCTGGAGGCCGTGGACGCCGGCGGGTTCCTGGGTTGGATGGACCGCAAGGCCGCCCCCGAACGGTTGGACATGGTGTGGCGGTTCCGCCACGAGTGGGAACGCGCCGCCTCCCTGCGCCTGCGCCGCGGCGAGGCGGACGTGCTCAGCGAATACGCCGCGAACGACCGGATCCACGGGGCTCCGGGGGAGGACGCGGCCGACTCTGCGTACTCGGCATGGCTGGCGGACAAGCGAGCCGGGCTGTCTACGATCCTGATCGCCTCGGACAACGCCACCGTGGCCGAGCTGAACACCCGCGCCCAAGCCGACCTGGTGGCCAGTGATGACGTGGACGTCGCACAGACCGTGACCCTGCGCGGGGAGGCCACCGCCGGGGCCGGGGACCTGGTGCTGGCCCGCCGCAACGACCGCTCGCTGCGCGACGAGACCGGGGCGTTCATCGCCAACGGCACCCGACTGACCCTGACCGGGATTAACCCCGACGGCTCCGCGGTCGCCTGCAACGAGACCACCGGGGGAGTGCTCACCCTGGACCCGGACTACCTCGCGTCCTCCACGGAGCTCGGCTACGCCACCACCGCGCACCGCTCCCAGGGCGTCACCGTGGACTCCGCCCACGCCGTCGCCAAGGCCGGACTGTCCCGGGAACTGTTCTACGTGGCCATGACCCGCGGCCGCGAAGCGAACCACGCCTACGTCGACTTCGGGGTCGATCACGAGGCGCACTTCCCGGACGAGTGGGGCCTGCTGACCGAGACCCCACCGGCCGACCGTCCGGTGGCCGTCCTCGAGGGCGTGCTCAAGCGCGAGTCCGCCGAGCACACCGCCCACGAGGTGGCCGACGTCCAGCGCGCCTGGGCCAACGACCTGGGCCGGATGGTCCACGAACTCGACTACCTGAACTGGGCCACCCGCTCCGCCCGGACCCACCAGTGGATACAGGACACCTACGGCGATGACCCCGAGACCGTGGCCCGGCTGACCGATGCCGCCACCTGGCCCCAACTGGTCAAGGCCGACCCCGCCATCCACCACCACGGCAACGCCGAGGCCGAGGATGCCATGCCGGAGATCCTGGCCCGCTGCACCCCACGCACCGAGGACGCACCGCTCTCCATTCCGCAGCACCAGCCCGAGAGCCAGCGCGAGGTCACCACCGACCTTCAGAACCGCATCCACGCCGAGCTCGACGGCCGACTGGACCGGATCGAGGCCGACCCGCCCGCCTGGTACGACGAGCTCGCCCAGCGCCACCCCGACCCGGCCGCCCGCCGCGCGGCGGCCGCCGACGTGCTCGTGTGGCGGGCCGTGTCCGGACAGGACGACGCCGACACCGCCCTGGGCAAGGCCCCCATCGAGAAGGACGCCACCGCCCGCTACCACCACGCCGCCCACGCCGCCCTGCACCCCGAGCCAGACAGCCGGCCGGACGACCGCCAGACCCGGCACGAGGCCCTGGTGTCAGGGCTGTCGGACAACTGGATCAACCTCGAGCCCGCCCAGACCGACCGGCCCCCGGTCGAGGAACACGTCGCCCGGCACACCCCGGACCGAGACCGGGAACCCCAAGATTGGGCCCGATGAATTACTTGCACGCCCTATACAGTCAGCATCCCGGGCTGGGCTCCTGGGGTCTGTTGTCCCTAGGGGCTCTCCAGGCTCTCTCCGGGGTATTCGATCCCTGCGAGATTCCACGGTACGAGAGTGGGTGGTGTCGTGTAGTCCCGGCTTGGATCCGCTGGCCAGACTTGGACCAGGGTGGAGTCCATCGGCTGCAGAACGACCTTCATGCCCTCCGCCGTACCGGCTTCGAGGGCCTCGATCACCTCGTCGGCGTCCTTGACGCGGAGTCTGGGGTGGTAGAAGGCCACCGGTCCGAGGTCGTATTTGCTGCCTTGGCTCTCCAAGCCAAAGGCCTCCGGATTGCTGACAATGGCGCCCCCTTCGCGAAGAAGGCGGAGCAGTGTCTCGTCGCGCTTTCCGGTGAGGTAGCAGACCAGGTTCATGCCTGGGGGCATATAGGTCGCTTGGCCTTCCAGGAGGCGCCGGCCTACACGGAGCATCACCCGGTCCCGGGGAGCTACTTCGCTCGGGAAGTGGAAGTACGCCCCAGGGATATTTCTCTGCAGGACTAGGAGGTCCTCAATCAGCTGCTCCTCGAACTCATCGAGCTCCAGGGGGCCGTCGTCTGAGTCGAGGCGAAGTTTCCCTACTTGCCCACCATTGAAGTATGTCTCGACAACGGCACCGACCGAGAGTGCGCGGCTCATCTCGAGCACCCTGGCCGCGTCTTCGATGAAGGCGTCAGACAAGCCCAGGTGGTAACTGAAATGTCCGGGGGCGTTGAAATCCTTCGGGAGGATCATGACACCGGTGGCGATGTTCGCGAACGTGCACTTGATGGACACACCCAGCTCCCCGAAAGCGCGGGCTTGGACGACACCTTCAAAGCGTCCCTTTGAATACCCCCGATCATCACGCACCTCGAACGTGATGATCTCCCGCCCGGAGGGCCGCGCTATCTGCGGAGTAAGGGAAATTACCCCGTCCTTGGGCAGGGAGGGATAAGGCTGAACCCAATCCGGCCCGGTGCGCGTGATCGTGGCAATGGCTGTGGGGAGGTCAACCGGGTCGAAGGAGCCGAAGTCTCGGGCATGCTGCAACTGGTCTTGGAGGGATTGGTGCTCCTCACCGAACGACCAATCGACGGTGGTGCGGATCGGCTCTTTCTCCATCGCCGCAGGGTGCTTGGGCACGTATGACTCGACAGCCGTGCCGTCGACCACGTGGACATTTGTGGCCCAGTAGTCGCTTCTGCCCTCGGTGATCGCCACCAGTGCTTCGGCACGCTCGGAGAGGTCCCCGGGGCCGGCGAGAGCTGCCTTCTCCGCGTTGAACTGCACCAGCAGCTCCACCGTCTCGTTGCGCGTGATGGCTGCTGTGATTTCCGGGTAGGGAAGGAGCGCCGCATCGAGCTTCGCCTGCCCCCAAATGTCGACGGCGATGTCCGTATTGGCTGCCAAGCCCTGGACGAACTCATCCTCTCCGATCTTCGGGTTTGGGGGCATCACGAGGAACCACTCGGCCAGGTCATCATGATTGTCGCGGGCCCTCTTAAAAGAGTCCCTGATCTGTCGTTCACGAACCCTCTTGAATCCCCCGGAAAAGCCTTCGGGAAAATGCTTCAACTGGTAGATCTTCCTGATGACGCCGTCCTGGCGTACCGCCACATCGATGCCCTTGTCACCGCCGCTCCCGTTAATGACGAGAGCCTCCGGGCCATAAATCCGCGTCAACAACAGTTCGACCGCCCGGTTGAAGTCTTCTTCTTCCAGCTTCGGCCAGTGGATCGCGGACTGAAACAATCGCTGGCTGTTGGGCACGCCTGGTTCTCCGTCTGATGCAGTGTTTGTTGTCGGTAGCCATTCTGCCGTGTCGGGTCGTGCTCGCCGAAAGCCATGTCTCGCATCCCATGGCTTTCGAGACGACTCGTCGACCCCTTTCGATCCTCGATCTGCAATCCCGGAAATCTGGGGCACGACCGGCCTAGAGAATTCTCATAACTATGTAGCGAAACCTAGGGTCTAAAATCGTGTCAACGGCGTTG comes from Citricoccus muralis and encodes:
- the mobF gene encoding MobF family relaxase: MTVSISKMSIAYYLDSVATGDAGHHGPKDLTAYYTEAKAPAGRWVGSGLAGTSLTAGQEVTRAHAVMLYEQARDPGTGDLLGRAPMASHVTPQDAKTPAGRTAKATREAVAGFDLTFSVPKSVSALWAVAGPGLQGQIQQAHEQAMNETLAWVEAHVLQSRAGHGGVAHVPVTGLVASQFDHWDSRAGDPQLHTHTVISNRVQRTLDGQWATLDSYTLHRHVVAISETYNSLLFDRLHQQIGALPESRSDDGQQLADAVAADKAEDVSAQPDTIGHRVELAGVPDSLIAEFSTRSRDIEARKDQLVAEWVATHGRQPTAAIVLQLRQQATLETRTPKEDQSLSLAEKMVGWRERSLATGHDPATVVANAVGHADTTINPEQLTDDVVGQLAVWTLADAATRRATFTRANVTASAERITRVVRYRTAADRHAATDRLVDTALALAVQLTPSRSIAPDTEDPAVAHHGQSVFDHQRKAGLWTTRQVIDDEAYLIGRATTETGPHLDADTITDQVTQVTTASGHRLSEDQARATAAVLSSPTALQAIIGPAGTGKTTTMAALARLWSATHGPSSVVGLAPSAVAAGVLGDELGVATENTTKWLYESVGDGAARRAQRVQQLTTQLRQLQAQPRTDRAAARIERLGAKLAEQHAAQARYMLAENQLLIVDEASMVSTAQLAELAHQAEAAGAKMLLVGDPAQLEAVDAGGFLGWMDRKAAPERLDMVWRFRHEWERAASLRLRRGEADVLSEYAANDRIHGAPGEDAADSAYSAWLADKRAGLSTILIASDNATVAELNTRAQADLVASDDVDVAQTVTLRGEATAGAGDLVLARRNDRSLRDETGAFIANGTRLTLTGINPDGSAVACNETTGGVLTLDPDYLASSTELGYATTAHRSQGVTVDSAHAVAKAGLSRELFYVAMTRGREANHAYVDFGVDHEAHFPDEWGLLTETPPADRPVAVLEGVLKRESAEHTAHEVADVQRAWANDLGRMVHELDYLNWATRSARTHQWIQDTYGDDPETVARLTDAATWPQLVKADPAIHHHGNAEAEDAMPEILARCTPRTEDAPLSIPQHQPESQREVTTDLQNRIHAELDGRLDRIEADPPAWYDELAQRHPDPAARRAAAADVLVWRAVSGQDDADTALGKAPIEKDATARYHHAAHAALHPEPDSRPDDRQTRHEALVSGLSDNWINLEPAQTDRPPVEEHVARHTPDRDREPQDWAR